A window from Pichia kudriavzevii chromosome 5, complete sequence encodes these proteins:
- a CDS encoding uncharacterized protein (PKUD0E04770; similar to Saccharomyces cerevisiae YDR067C (OCA6); ancestral locus Anc_8.186), translated as MDDKNTFIPPANFNRVQTTLVRGGRPKRNNIPFLKFLGIDTMVALTERSLFDGDGENGDALREYIRENGVRYVHFPVDTSVRDKGKNREIPITHGQVMEILEIILNKEYGNVYIYCYNGGQITSLVVACLRKLQLWSTVSIFDEFIHYGSNVTHNDRTFVQDFVPQLELSRGKLVEWIWSGLNENIIVRHPGFKNVRFIG; from the coding sequence ATGGACGACAAGAACACGTTTATCCCACCTGCCAATTTCAACCGGGTCCAAACCACGCTCGTTAGGGGCGGACGTCCCAAGCGAAACAACATACCGTTTCTGAAGTTTCTTGGCATTGACACTATGGTTGCCCTAACGGAGAGGTCTCTCTTTGATGGAGATGGAGAGAATGGAGATGCGCTGAGAGAATACATCCGTGAAAATGGTGTCCGGTATGTGCATTTCCCCGTTGACACTAGTGTACGGGACAAGGGGAAGAACAGGGAGATTCCCATAACACATGGCCAGGTGATGGAGATCTTGGAGATTATTTTGAACAAGGAGTACGGGAATGTGTACATTTACTGTTACAATGGGGGGCAAATCACGAGTTTGGTTGTTGCGTGTCTTCGGAAGTTGCAGCTGTGGTCCACGGTGAGTATCTTTGACGAGTTTATCCATTATGGATCCAATGTGACGCACAATGACCGGACGTTTGTGCAAGACTTTGTTCCGCAGCTAGAGCTCTCTCGGGGGAAGTTAGTCGAGTGGATCTGGAGTGGGTTGAATGAGAACATCATTGTCCGTCATCCTGGGTTCAAGAATGTGCGGTTTATTGGGTGA
- a CDS encoding uncharacterized protein (PKUD0E04750; similar to Saccharomyces cerevisiae YDR071C (PAA1); ancestral locus Anc_8.190): MSRPQHTYIRPLNLRDLPQVVLLERLCFPPPEQASPLKLEYRLTVCPELCSGLFVREFDDSKLKGSELPLRSTVKRETLIGAVIGTKTNSPLVTDASMGVGEGFHSVMCENGQLKEAYLTRELRELMEKQRDESLQSDTTSNVNANANVNANANVNANANANANANDNDNATIGHDDSGSTIAIHGVIVHPEFRGRRLGSLMVKDYIQKMAQQDVAETVCLLCKESLVPFYAGLGFTDKGESQCRFAGVVWHDMVLKLEHPDDDDNDNNDNNDDGSGESSNNSTVDYNNVRNL, encoded by the coding sequence ATGTCCCGTCCGCAACATACATACATCCGTCCGCTCAATTTGAGAGACCTCCCGCAGGTGGTGCTTCTAGAGAGGCTCTGTTTCCCGCCGCCAGAACAGGCGTCCCCTCTAAAGCTCGAGTATAGGCTCACTGTATGTCCAGAACTATGCAGCGGGTTGTTTGTACGGGAGTTTGACGACTCTAAGCTCAAGGGGAGTGAGCTCCCCTTGAGGAGCACTGTCAAGAGAGAGACGCTAATTGGTGCTGTTATTGGAACAAAGACAAATTCGCCCCTGGTCACCGACGCCTCTATGGGAGTTGGTGAAGGTTTCCATAGTGTTATGTGCGAGAATGGCCAGTTGAAGGAGGCGTATCTGACCCGTGAATTAAGAGAGTTGATGGAGAAGCAGAGAGATGAGTCTTTACAGAGCGACACCACTAGCAATGTCAATGCCAATGCTAATGTCAATGCCAATGCTAATGTCAATGCCAATGCTAATGCTAATGCTAATGCTaatgacaatgacaatgCCACTATTGGCCACGACGACTCGGGATCTACAATTGCCATTCATGGAGTCATTGTTCACCCGGAGTTTAGGGGCCGCCGACTAGGCTCATTGATGGTGAAGGACTACATTCAGAAGATGGCCCAGCAGGACGTTGCCGAGACGGTATGTCTCCTCTGCAAGGAGAGCCTGGTGCCCTTCTATGCCGGACTGGGCTTTACAGACAAGGGGGAGAGCCAATGTCGGTTTGCTGGTGTTGTTTGGCATGACATGGTATTGAAGCTCGAGCATCCTGACGACGACGACAACGACAACAACGACAACAACGACGACGGCAGCGGTGAaagcagcaacaacagcacTGTTGACTATAACAATGTCCGTAACTTGTAA
- a CDS encoding uncharacterized protein (PKUD0E04760; similar to Saccharomyces cerevisiae YER146W (LSM5); ancestral locus Anc_8.192), translating to MTNSHDRADQQLPSEEASECMTLPLELIDECVGKRLRAYLRDRHVFEGTLVGFDELVNLVLEDVVEVGPNRDGTGTVPSKRMLLSSRTLAILAPLE from the coding sequence ATGACAAACTCCCATGACCGTGCCGACCAACAGCTGCCTTCAGAAGAGGCGTCCGAGTGCATGACGCTCCCGCTAGAACTTATTGACGAGTGTGTGGGCAAACGCCTGCGTGCGTACCTGAGAGACCGACACGTCTTTGAGGGGACGCTAGTTGGGTTCGACGAGCTCGTCAATCTCGTCCTTGAGGACGTGGTGGAGGTGGGTCCGAACAGAGACGGCACCGGGACGGTGCCGTCCAAACGGATGCTGCTCAGTTCGAGAACGCTGGCTATTCTGGCCCCTCTCGAGTAA